In the genome of Oncorhynchus nerka isolate Pitt River linkage group LG27, Oner_Uvic_2.0, whole genome shotgun sequence, the window tcgttcattagagaggaggaccagttaggatggcaccatggtagttatcaccattagagaggaggaccagttgtgaggatggcaccatggtagttatcgttcattagagaggaggaccagtgtgttgttaggatggcaccatggtagttatcgttcattagagaggaggaccagttaggatggcaccatggaTAGTTATCGCTCATTAGAGATGAGGACCAGTATGTTGTGAGGATGGGACCATGGTAGTTATcggtcattagagaggaggaccagttaggatggcaccatggtagttatcgttcattagagaggaggaccagttaggatggcaccatggtagctatcgcttcattagagaggaggaccagttaggatggcaccatggtagttatcgttcattagagaggaggaccagttaggatggcatcATGGTAGTTAttgttcattagagaggaggaccatgTTGTGAGGATGGGACCATGGTAGTTATcggtcattagagaggaggaccagttaggatggcatcATGGTAGTTATcggtcattagagaggaggaccagtgtgttgtgaggatggcaccatggtagttatcggtcattagagaggaggaccagtgtgttgttaggatggcaccatagtagttatcgttcattagagaggaggaccagtgtgttgtgaggatggcaccatggtagttatcgctcattagagaggaggaccagttaggatggcaccatggtagttatctttcattagagaggaggaccagttaggatggcaccatagtagttatcgttcattagagaggaggaccagttaggatggcatcatggtagttatcgttcattagagaggaggaccagttaggatggcaccatggtagttatcgttcattagagaggaggaccagttaggatggcaccatagtagttatcgttcattagagaggaggaccagtgtgttgtaggatggcaccatggtagttatcgttcattagagaggaggaccagtgaggatggcaccatggtagttatcgttcattagagaggaggaccatgGCATCATGGTAGTTattagagaggaggatggcaccatggtagttatcgttcattagagaggaggaccagtgaggatggcatcatggtagttatcgttcattagagaggaggatggcaccatggtagttatgttcattagagaggaggaccagtgaggatggcaccatggtagttatcgttcattagagaggaggaccagtgtgttgtgaggatggcaccatggtagttatcgttcattagagaggaggaccagtgtgttgtgaggatggcaccatggtagttatcgttcattagagaggaggaccagttaggatggcaccatagtagttatcgttcattagagaggaggaccagttaggatggcaccatagtagttatcgttcattagagaggaggaccatgGTGTGTTCATTAGAgtgaggatggcaccatggtagttatcgttcattagagaggaggaccagtgtgtttaggatggcaccatagtagttatcgttcattagagaggaggaccagtgtgttgtgaggatggcaccatggtagttatcgttcattagagaggaggaccagtatGTTGTGAGGATGGGACCATGGTAGTTATcggtcattagagaggaggaccagttaggatggcatcatggtagttatcgttcattagagaggaggaccagttagatggcaccatggtagttatcgttcattagagaggaggaccagttaggatggcaccatagtagttatcgttcattagagaggaggaccagttaggatggcatcATGGTAGTTAttgttcattagagaggaggaccagtatGTTGTGAGGAAGGGACCATGGTAGTTATcggtcattagagaggaggaccagttaggatggcatcATGGTAGTTATcggtcattagagaggaggaccagtgtgttgtgaggatggcaccatagtagttatcggtcattagagaggaggaccagtgtgttgttaggatggcaccatagtagttatcgttcattagagaggaggaccagtgtgttgtgaggatggcaccatagtagttatcgttcattagagaggaggaccagttaggatggcaccatggtagttatctttcattagagaggaggaccagtgaggatggcatcatggtagttatcgttcattagagaggaggaccagttaggatggcaccatagtagttatcgttcattagagaggaggaccagttaggatggcaccatagtagttatcgttcattagagaggaggaccagttaggatggcatcatggtagttatcgttcattagagaggaggagaggatggcaccatggtgttatgttcattagagaggaggaccagtgaggatggcaccatggtagttatcgttcattagagaggaggaccagtgaggatggcaccatggtagttatcgttcattgaggatggcaccatggtagttatcgttcattagagaggaggaccagttagggatggcaccatggtagttatcgttcattagagaggaggaccagttgtgaggatggcaccatggtagttatcgttcattagagaggaggaccagttaggatggcaccatggtagttatcgttcattagagaggaggaccagttaggatggcatcatggtagttatcgttcattagagaggaggaccagttaggatggcaccatggtagttatcgttcattagagaggaggaccagtgtgttgtgaggatggcaccatagtagttatcgttcattagagaggaggaccagtgtgttgtgaggatggcaccatggtagttatcgttcattagagaggaggaccagtgtgttgtgaggatggcaccatggtagttatcgttcattagagaggaggaccagtgtggcaccatggtagttatgttcattagagaggaggaccagttaggatggcaccatggtagttatcgttcattagagaggaggaccagttaggatggcaccatggtagttatcgttcattagagaggaggaccagttaggatggcaccatggtagttatcgttcattagagaggaggaccagttaggaaggcaccatggtagttatcgttcattagagaggaggaccagttaggatggcatcatggtagttatcgttcattagagaggaggaccagtgtgttgtgaggatggcaccatagtagttatcggtcattagagaggaggaccagttagggaTGGcatcatggtagttatcgttcattagagaggaggaccagtgtgttgtgaggatggcaccatggtagttatcggtcattagagaggaggaccagttaggatggcaccatggtagttatctttcattagagaggaggaccagttaggatggcatcATGGTAGTTAttgttcattagagaggaggaccagttaggatggcaccatagtagttatcgttcattgagaggaggaccagtgaggatggcatcatggtagttatcgttcattagagaggaggaccagtgtgttGTGAGGATGGCATCATGGTAGTTATcgctcattagagaggaggaccagtgtgttgtgaggatggcaccatagtagttatcgttcattagagaggaggaccagtgtgttgtgaggatggcaccatagtagttatcgttcattagagaggagagttaggatggcaccagttcattagagaggaggaccagtggatggcaccatggtagttatcgctcattagagaggaggaccagttaggatggcatcatggtagttatcgttcattagagaggaggaccagttaggatggcaccatggtagttatcttCATTCattagatggaggagaggaggaccagtgaggaTGGCATCATAGTAGTTATcggtcattagagaggaggaccagtgtgtttaggatggcaccatagtagttatcgttcattagagaggaggaccagtgtgttGTGAGGATGGAGTaggttcattagagaggaggaccagttgaTGGCATCATGATAGTATCGCTCATTAGAGAGGAGGGCATCATGGTAGTTAtcttcattagagaggaggaccagtgaggaTGGCATCATGGTAGTTATGTTCATTGTGAGGATGGcatcatggtagttatcgttcattagagaggaggaccagttaggatggcaccatggtagttatcgttcattagagaggaggaccagtgaggatggcaccatggtagttatcgttcattagagaggaggaccatgGCACCatgtagttatcgttcattagagaggaggagaggatggcaccatggtagttatcgttcattagagaggaggaccagttaggatggcaccatggtagttatcgttcattagagaggaggaccagttgtgttgtgaggatggcaccatagtagttatcgttcattagagaggaggaccagttaggatggcaccatagtagttatcgttcattagagaggaggaccagttaggatggcatcatggtagttatcgttcattagagaggaggaccagtgtgttgtgaggatggcaccatagtagttatcgttcattagagaggaggaccagtgtgttgtgaggatggcaccatggtagttatcgctcattagagaggaggaccagtgtgttGTGAGGATGGCATCATGGTAGTTATcggtcattagagaggaggaccagttaggatggcaccatggtagttatcgttcattagagaggaggaccagttaggatggcatcATGGTAGTTAtcattcattagagaggaggaccagttagatGGTACcatagtagttatcgttcattagagaggaggaccagttaggatggcaccatagtagttatcgttcattagagaggaggaccagttaggatggtaccatagtagttatcgttcattagagaggaggaccagttaggatggcaccatagtagttatcgttcattagagaggaggaccagtgaggatggcaccatagtagttatcgttcattagagaggaggaccagtgtgttGTGCTTAGCTGTAGCTGCTCTTCTGAATGACTGGCATCACTAGACTGGCAGGGTACTGAAGAGTTAGACTGGCCCACCTAACAGGGCTGTTGGCCACAGAGATTATTTGTCACCATAGAAACTAAATCTTGTCTTCGCCTCTAAAATGGCTTCCCTCATTGGTAGTGCCTCATAGAGgcagcacgcacgcacacacatactgtgtacacacacactgtgtacacactcacacacacacacacacacacacagacacacacacacacctcccctctgttaatgtgtgtgtgtgtgtgcgtgtgtgtgtgtgtgtgtgtgtgtgtgtgtgtgtgtgtgtatgtgtgtgtgtgtgcgtgtacacagtatgtgcgtgcgtgcgtgcgtgcgtgcgtgcgtgcgtgcgtgcgtgtgtgtgcgtgcgtgtgtgtgtgtgtgtgcagtacctTGAGGTCAAAGTGTGCTATCTTCCTAGAGTGTAGGTAGTGGACCCCCTCCAGAATCTGTTTGATAAACTGAGTTGCCTCTTCTTCACTCAGAGACTCCTTCTGGGCCAGGAAGTCAAACAGCTCTCCCCCTGACAccctgcagcacacacacacacacgcacacacacacacacacacacacacacacacacacacacacactgagcatcTCTCCATCATAGTACAACAGGTGAAAGATAAAACCAGTCTGGCTCCCAGGCTAAGACTGTGTTTGTTAGATAAAACCAGACTGGCTCCCAGGCTAAGACTGTGTTTGTTAGATAAAACCAGACTGGCTCCCAGGCTAAGGCTGTGTTTGTTAGATAAAACCAGACTGGCTCCCAGGCTAAGACTGTGTTTGTTAGATGAAACCAGACTGGCTCCCAGGCTAAGACTGTGTTTGTTAGATGAAACCAGACTGTCTCCCAGGCTAAGACTGTGTTTGTTAGATAAAACCAGACTGGCTCCCAGGCTAAGACTGTGTTTGTTAGATGAAACCAGACTGGCTGCCAGGCTAAGACTGTGTTTGTTAGATTAAACCAGACTGTCTCCCAGGCTAAGACTGTGTTTGTTAGTGTCTTAGGCAGACACGTTATTTGTTGATGACTGATTTGTCCGGACCGTAAACAGTCTATGGTCTAGGGGCCCGTACCcacaaagcctctcagagtaggaaggactgatctaggatctgtccatattgtctgattcattatgatctaaagggATAAACTGATCCGAAATCATCCGCCTTTTCTACTCTGAGAGGCTTTTGTGGATACGGGAGCAgaactgatctaggatctgtccatatcgtctgattcattatgatctaaagggATAAACTGATCCGAAATCAGCAGCTTTTTCTACTCTGAGAGGCTTTTGTGGATACGGGAGCAGAagtgatctaggatctgtccatatcgtctgattcattatgatctaaagggATAAACTGATCCGAAATCAGCAGCTTTTTCTACTCTGAGAGGCTTTTGTGGATACGGGAGCAgaactgatctaggatctgtccatatcgtctgattcattatgatctaaagggATAAACTGATCCGAAATCAGCAGCTTTTTCTACTCTGAGAGGCTTTTGTGGATACGGGAGCAgaactgatctaggatctgtccatatcgtctgattcattatgatctaaagggATAAACTGATCCGAAATCAGCAGCTTTTTCTACTCTGAGAGGCTTTTGTGGATACGGGAGCAGAAGTGTACACTACCAAAGCAGGATCAACGAGGTAGCCAGCTAACTTTTGACAAAACAAGCAGAAATAACCACCAACATTTTCTGGTTTATTTAGAATGCTAATCTTAGAGATGTGTTTCTGCTTGTTTTGTCAACTAAATCATTCACATTTCAAgcttatcccccccccccaaaaaaaaccctGATATAAGAATATTCCGGAAAGTTCTCTGGCTGACTCCTTAATCCTGGTTTGTAGTGTTCCTCTCTGGTGTGACTCACAGCTCCAGGACGAGCACCACGTCAGTGAGGTTCTCGTAGACATCGTGGAAGGTGACTATGTTGGCGTGTTGTGTCTGCTGTAGGATgttgacctctctctctatctcctccctcctGACCCCCCGCCGGCTGGATCTGCTCTGACGTTTCTTGATGAACTTAGCGGCGAACTCCAGACCTGTGCTCTTCTCCCAGCAACGCTTCACGATGGCAAACTGACCGCTGGAACACGGGAACGAGAGAACGACACAAAAATTATGGAGAAAAAAATATTCAGCAACACAATGTATGTTGGCTTGAAAATGAATGATTATGATGTTTACACCTACAACATGTGGTCTCTACAGAATCAGATCAGACGGAGGCCAGATGGGGCGGTATGTTAACACCTACAACATGTGGTCTCTACTGAATCAGATCAGACGAAGGCCAGATGGGGCGGTATGTTAACACCTACAACATGTGG includes:
- the LOC135565150 gene encoding death-associated protein kinase 2-like is translated as MVHSHYGPQPLCGQFAIVKRCWEKSTGLEFAAKFIKKRQSRSSRRGVRREEIEREVNILQQTQHANIVTFHDVYENLTDVVLVLELVSGGELFDFLAQKESLSEEEATQFIKQILEGVHYLHSRKIAHFDLKPC